The following DNA comes from Bos indicus x Bos taurus breed Angus x Brahman F1 hybrid chromosome 22, Bos_hybrid_MaternalHap_v2.0, whole genome shotgun sequence.
CATCTTGTTAAATCAACTTTCGAAGAGACAGTGCTTTTGCATCTGAACAGTAAGGTAGTTGTCAAACAGGTGTGCTAGAAAGTCAGTGGTTGATGTTCCTACAGTTCAAAGAGCTATACAAATGATGTAAAACTGTAGGGAAAATTAACACCCCAATATTTTCCCcagtcataatttttaaatgcaccCTTTATGATCATTTCTGTTAATGGTGAGATTCAAAGAGAAATGAGGATGGCCCATCTGTGGCttatttgaaatggaaaattttgttGACTTATGTCCCACTAGCTGGAACTTACTCCACAGCAGTGGTCCCCAatatttttggcaccagggactggtttcatggaagccAATTATTCTGTGGATAGGGCTGGGGGACGGttaggatgattcaagtgcatcacATTGACTGTGcgttctatttctttatttgtacTGTTACATCAGCTCCGCCTCAGATCCCAGAGGCTAGGGACCCCTGCTCCAAAAGATTCACTTGAAAATGTCTTCAATCTCCAGGGGttttttttgttctcatttttaaagtctttgttacAATATCGTTTGTTGTATGTCTTGGTTTTTTCGGCCTCAAAGCATATTGGATCCcagctcctgcactggaaggcaaagtcttaacctttgcaccaccagggaagtccgtagtCTCCAGGTTTTTACAAGGATAACCCAGTTCTGCACTTCCATAACTCTAGACTGAAAAGAACATTGATAAACAAAAAAAGCCTCTTTATCCCCTCATTACCTAAAACAGAAGTTACATCTTTTCTAAAAGGAAACTGTAGTTCTGCTAGAAAGGAACCTAATTTGTAAGCAGAGCAGGGATGTGACTCCCTGAAAACCTGAGGGGCAGAGTGGGAGAGTTCAGACCTCAACCACCCAAGGGCCGAGTCCTAGGGAACAGAGCAACGTTCTCATCCAGAAGCGCCCTCTGGAGAAGACAGCTCACACAGGATGGAAGATGAGCGGCCTGCAGCTGCCCAGGAGAGCCAGGGTCAGGGGGCATGCGCGGTGGGGGCCAGCGGGAGGGGTGCCAGTGGACGGGAACGTGCTTCCCACAGGGCACGTGTTCTGTAAGCTAGTCTGTCCAGTAGCGGTAAGGACGTGACATCCGCACATTTGAACTGTCCACGTAAAAACGAAGCTGGCCCCTACAGAATAGCCACAGGTTGTATGTAGCTTTCAaagtatctttccctttcttcatttAAGTCATCGGACTGCTCGACAGAAAAAGGCCCCCAGCAGTGCACGGGCTTGCTTACCCCACACTGGTGCCTGctgccctggtctcctgccttttCATCTGTACACAAGTGGTGCGATACCTACACGTGTGGGTGAGTTCCCCTCTTTCTGAGGTCCCCAAAATACCTAAGAGATTTCTGCACCTTGCCTGATAAAGGTGCTGGTTCAGGGCACCTAAGAGTTTCCAGTTTCTAGAGGGACCatgtagaaaaggaaaatgtctcAATTCTACTTAACAAAAGTGTAATTTACCAAGTTGCTGTAAGTCGTAATTAGCTTGAAGGGAAAAGTTTCCTTGTATCTGGAAAATACAGATTACAAACCAGATATTTTAGCCAAAAACCAAAAAGATTATAATCTTGTTCATTCTGTTTCATGGGACTGGGGCCTAAGTTAAATCTTAGGCAGGAATTTCTATTTGTGATTTTAATAAGAACTACGTAAATgcgtataaatatatatacatatatgtaaatacatataaagtAGCTGGAAACTAGTTGCAGTGGCTATGGTGAAGAGTTAACACTTGTATGAAAAAAAGCAACTTTTAATATAAAAGCCTGCAACCAAATCACTGCACTGGGACAGAAAATGTTTACACTCATCACTATGTTACAAAATGGCCATTCATCCTTATAAAGaagacttttaaaacattaaaatattttcagtggcAGAATTAACATGTCAGGTCATGGAGTGTTAATACATTTTAGGAAGTTTTCTATTAAAGATgtaagcagggacttccctgctggtcacTGGTTGGAACCTTCCCTGCctgggacaggggtttgatccctggtcaggatactaagatcccacaaggcacagggcagctaagcctgagtgctgcagctgcggagcccaggcaccacagctAGAGTGTGCCCCACGATGaaagagcccacacactgcagttgagacctgatgcagccaagtaaaaaaaaaaaaagtaaaactaattcATGTATAAGCATGTATCTGTTTCCAAATAAGCCTTCTACTAATAGTCACTGAAGTGCATTTACCTCGTCCAAGACGCGGTCCTGCATATTCTACTTAGCTGCAACACAGTTAATCCTCACATCCACAGTCTTGGTAACTGTGGAGACTACTTGCATCCCAACTGCTTAGTTATTAATACAGTGGTCAAGCCGGGCTCGTGACCGTCCTGCTACACTGCCCAGGTACTGACTCCTCTGGAGACTGTCGGCTCCTGCTCTCCTTTCGTCACTTCTGGCTCCATGATGAGTCCATACACTGACGAGTAATATTTGTGTGGAAACCTAAAATTCATTGTCACTGTTAGAGAACTATAGTTGTGAGACCATCTATTTAAAATCTATTACGACCAGGCAAACCATGTcccagttccatgtccagttattgTCTTATCAGTCAATAactttgaggttaaaaaaaaaaaactttatttcagaTAAAGTTATTTCCATAATTAAGGATAAAGGAAACGCACTTCCCTGAGTCCATTATTTCAGGTGACTGATTTCCATGAACACTGGCGTTCCTGAGCATCATCTTGAATATTTGCCTACATACTTGTGGGAAGCTTCTGTAGCCTTTTCTTGGTAGGAATTCCAGTTCTTCTGAATTCCTCCCTTTCCTTCAGGTATTCCATTTTGCATTCTTCATAAAAGGCTGGATCTTTATAGCTgcgagaaggaaaacaaaaatcttttaaagcAAATCACTTTGCAAGCATGTAAGATAAGCCTGCTTTAATAATAAATTCAGACATCCAGTTCATCAAGCACAATCTTTACAAGCTGGTTGTTTTAGTCATAGTCATAAATTCATTGTAAAGATGAGGCTaccaaatgaaaggaaaaaaaaaaaataacggtTCTTTCTTGAATAGCAATGTCCCAGGATAGGACAGTGGGGAGCAGGGCCCCGTGTGAGCAGACGTCACCATGACATGCACACAGCACGCCGTGTGGCCCGGGGCACCAGGGAGGACAGAGTAAAGAGGAGAACGGGCAGCTGTCCGGAGACGTGTGAGCTGCGTTCTGAAGGACCAACAGCAATCCGCACAGAAGGCCCCCGAGGAAGAACCCACAGACGAGGGAAGCCGAGATGTGTGGAGAACTACGTGTAGCTGGTACCACGACAGGTCACGGGCTGGACAAAGGGCCTGAGGGGCAGCTGGAAAGGCGAGGGCCACATCATGGCAATCCATTCCTGCCCCATGAGAAGCCCAATCTGCCCTCCCGGGCACTGTGGACCACACACAGGCCAAGGAGCGCCAGGGGTCAGGAAGGTTACAGGCCAAATGCCCAATAAATACTCCAATAATCCAGACAGGAAATGACAAGGCCCAATGATCTAAAGGAGTCAACTTTCTGGTGAAAAGGATGCAGTGgagctgggagagattggggaaaTGCAATCAGGAAGATCCTGAATCCCAGATGATCAGAACTCCCAAAGACACAAGGCAGGAGTCAGAGGAGCTGCGTTCAGTATGGGACCCAcaggagaaagcagagaaatgCCGTGACCACAGGAAGCACTGACTTTCACGGGGTGCAGACTGAGCTTTCTCAGATTGAAGAAGGAGAGGAGACCCTGGGGAAGTAGCTTTCAGGAAGAGGTTCAGGaggaaaagatggagaagaaGTAGGCAGAGACACTGGGCAGACAGGATGAAAGGGGGTCTAGTAACAGAGAAAGAATGTAAAAGACACATGCTGGAACCTTTGGAAACACAGCTCCAGGTGGTGAGGGCAGAAGCCAGACATGGTTACTGAGGGACGAGCGAGATGAGATGGGGGAAATGAAAGAACACGAACCATCGATGCTTCCCGTGTCACTGGGCAGAGATGCCAGAGGGTGGTGCTTCCACCCACAAAGTGTCTCTTGTGGTAGGGCAAAGGCGCCTCTTGTGCAAAGCAGGTAGGGCAAAGCAGCAGGTAGGGCAAAGGCGCCTCTTGTGCAAAGACCAAAACACAGTATTTCTTCAAGTTTGCTGAGACTTGTTGTGCTAGTGCTAAGTCATTTtaatcgtatccaactctttgtgaccctatggaccatagccttccaggctcctctgtccaagggattctccaggcaagaacactggaatgggttgccatttccttctccaggggatctttctgacccagggagcaaatgCGCATCTCACTGGCAGGTTGAGatctgcactggcagacaggttctttaccactgagccacctggtggaGACTCGTGGTCAAGTAGAATTCTTCCTCAGCAGCTCTCATTCCCTTCCCACATTCCCGTCCCTCCTCTCGGtttcctctctgctcctctctctTCCAAGCAGCGGcagcctccccccaacccccagcccccCGGATGGTCTAGGACCTCTCTTCCCCCTCTCAAGGGTGAGAGACAGCGGGATATTCCAATGATTAATATTCACATAGCAAAAGCTGAAAATAACACAGACGAACTTTTAACAAGAGCCGGCGTCTTCTGAGTACCTGGTATCGATACCCTCTACGTCCCCATTGCTGGAGTGACGTGTTTCCACGTAAGGAATGATCTCCTGCTGGAGCGCAAGGACCCTGCCCAGGGCACAGCAGAGCTGAACCCCAGGGGGCCCGGGAGACCAGCCTGCTGCCCTCTCCAGTCCTGCTCCCAGCTTCAGGGCCACCCTGTCCCAACCGAGAGCAACAGGCACAACGGAGACTGAAACTGAGCTGTCAAAAGCCATGAGTCAGGTGCCCAGGGAAGTTAACAGTCACACAGACGTGCAAGAGGCCCACATGCATCCAGTGTCTCCTGGGGGCTCCAGGGACCAGAACTCTTATTTCTCCACAGTTAAATGCTCAGTGCAGGTCTGGGCTCATAAAAAAGAGCAGCTAttagaattgtttttatttatgattaACTTGAGAAAAGAGTGGACTTGGAGTATGTTTCCGTATCTATAAATGCAGATAATCAGTATTCTAAGAGCGCGTAAATCCATGTGTACCTTATTTTTTATCAAAAAAGTAAACAATTTAAGATTCAGATAATCACCACTTTCTTTTTATGTAATCATCTAAGAAGTATCTGACATAGATGCTTGCAGGCCAGGGGAGCCGAGTACAAAAGGTACTGATCTGTTCTGACCTCACAGTCGTCTGATCTCACAACGACTGCCAGCTCCCTGCTCATGAAAGCGCTGCGCCCGCCACACCCCGTCAGAAACGTGGGTGATGATGAAATCTGGGGCGACGAGCAGAAAGCACCTGCATTCAAAGAACTCCACACACTTTTACTTTAAGACTCAacaaactacaatgaagtatcagtGAGCACATttaagaactattttttaaagtaatttaacttCAGAAATCTAAATATacctttgtttcctttgtttgatTTATTACAACTCTCCTAGAAGTTAAATATATTCATCCAAAAGATCCTAAGGCTGGTAAAATTACCTTTTCATTAAAAGATAAACATAAGCATAATATATTCAATAGATTAACCTGTTCATGAAAAGGCATTTATTAAATCCTATGAAAAATCATGTATTTTTATGGCTGACCTAATATTTTAATCAGATAAAATGCTGACAAACACACATAACTTGAAAAGACCCTTCATAAATATGTTGTGCCCCTTGTAGAAGCATCTTtaccaaattaaaattttagactcAGCCAACAATACGATGAATCTGGTGGGGGAGAAGTACAGAATATATGACACAGAGTGAGTTAAATAACACTCTCACCTCCAACACATTACACACATACACGCAGGAACACAAACACCAAGGCTACTACTTACTAAGATGTTAGACAGTCTTTCAGTGCAGAATTCTCTTTCCGGCATTTTACTACCATAAGGACTCCAGAGTCCTTGCAACACTTAgtgaaatctgaaataaaaaatttggaAGAGAAAAAATGATCTGTAATTACATCTCTGTAAGTTTAAACAGCTCTAAaatcttcattcatttaacatcTCTAGCCTAGATTGTGCTCGGCACTCACACAGTACATGGTCCACAAAAGACATGAACGTGAATAAAAGGTGGTAGATCTGAAAGGAGGGAGGGGACCCCTGAGGTAAAGAAGGAGTTGCTTCACAGTGACACACGGAATGCAGAGATGAAGCAGGATTTCTAACTCAGACATACTTCATTTCCCTGAGGTAAAGAAGGAGTTGCTTCACAGTGACACACGGAATCCAGAGATAAAGCAGGATTTCTAACTCAGACATACTTTATTTACCGCTTTGcattcatgtctctgtgtcatactttggtaattcttgcagtaTTTCAGACTCTATCAGTATTATAATTGTTATGTTgacctgtgatcagtgatctttgatgttactactgtaACTGCAGACACGGAGAAAACAGCAGGAGagctagaattagaagtggagcctaaAAATGGGATGGACTGCTTCGTCTCCTGATCACACCTGACCAGAGAAGTTGCTTAAGAGTGAACAAAGACTGTGGGGTCCTGAAATGGAGTCTACTTCTGGTGAAGATGCTATAAACCTTGCTGAAATGACAACCGAGGGTTTAGAATATTACAGAAACTTAGTTgagaaagcagcagcagcagagtttgagAGGACTGACTCCAGTTTTGAAAGTTCTCCACCAAATCAAATGCCACCAACTGGcacactgaaggcagaagagaaatcGTTCCTAAAACGAAGAGTCCTGTGCAGCAAACTTTATTACTGCTCTCTTATTCTAAGAAACCCACATCAACCTTCAGCAACcccaccctgatcagtcagcagccaccGACATCAAGGCAAGACCCGCTTCCTGCAAAAAGATTACGACTCAGTGAAGGATCAGGGCTCAGAGGAGCGTTagcatttttcagcaataaagtATCCTTACTGAAGGCATGTACAGTGTTTTTTAGATGTAATACTATTACACACTTCATAGTCTACAATGCAGTGTggatataacttttatatgcactaggaAGCCAAAGACTGCGTGTGACTCGCTCTACTGTGATGCTGAGTGTTTTGCATTGGTCTGGAAGCAAACCACAGCATCCCCAAGGTCTGTCTACAGAGAGGAAGCATGTACTCCATGGATGAACAACAGATCccactgtgcagcacagggaactacagtcagTGTCCTGTGATAACCACCATggaaaagaagattttaaaaagaatacacacacacatacacacagatacgtgtgtgcgtgctcagtcactttagtcatgtatgactctttgcaaccccatagactgtagcccgccaggctcctctgtgcatgggattctctaggcaataatactggagtgggtcgccatgccctcccccaggggatcttcctgacacagggatcgaacccgcgtctcctgtgtctcttgcattgcaggcaggttctttaccactgagccaccagggaaacccataaacatatgtgtatacacacacacacacacacatatacacccataaacatatatatatataaaacggagtcactttgctgtaattgtaaatcaactatactcccaattttttaaagtaaaagagtATATTCCAGAAGAGATGAGTAGGGAGAGTGAAGGGGGTTGTATCAGACACAGCCCCTCCTGGGGTCCAGTTTCTATGACTACTGATGGCATCCTTCAACCCCGTTTCCTTCAGACAACCTGCCATGGTCCTTTACTTTGaccccaggcttcccatcccATTCCTGAGTCAACTCTGAGGTGACCCAGAATCTAAATGGCTTTCTATCACATTTCCATTCTGGCAGTTTGCCCCTCAAATCCTACTGGCCCCCTCGGGGTCCTGCCTTCTCAGGAGCCCCGACCCACAGAACCCTGGTGCCGGAGTCCAGTCACAGCGCCCGCTGCTCAACCTGGCCTGCGCTGGGGCAGACCAGCTTGCTCCTCAGCCCCTCCTTGGGTCGGGCACGGGGAGCCCCTTCTCTAGCAGCGACTCTCCCCAGCTGTCTcggtcctccccctcccctgtggTCTCTAGTCCCAGCCTCGGCCACCTCATCTGTAACCAGCCATGTCCATGTCAGACTTTAAAATACGACACCATCCTCACCAAGAAGCTTGTATCATCATTTAGTATAAAATTATCCGGATTCTCTTCTTACCCTTCCAGCTACTATGGAATATGATTTATAATCATCTTAAAACAAGCAGGTAACTTCAGGAGTCCCCATGAAGACACATAACGTGTAACAAGTGGCTTTGAACACAAGCAAACTGAAAACGACGGACATTTGTAAATGCACAAGAAATTCGAGGGGCTGTGCTGGACCGAGAGGCCTCGGGCACAGACGTCCGTCTGTCTGCAGCATCAGCGCAGTCTGCGGGGTGTGGACGGGCGGAAACCAGGCCTGCTGGTGCAGGACGGGCCTGACTCCAGACGGAGGGCACGTCTGGTCACAGCCGTGGCGCAGCGATGCTCCAGTGCGGGTCACGGGCTCCGTGAACTAGATGTTCACCAGTCTCAGGACTGCGACCATTTGCTCTGAGTCCTGAACTGAATCAGGCATCTTTTACACTCATCGACACACGCTCTTGTGGTCTCTGTGCCGATGAGCTGGGCATGTGGCCAAATCAGAGCAAAGGAGACTTCCTGTGTCCTCTGCGACGCAAAAAGGcaaagcaggggcttccctggtgactcagtggaaaagaaaccTGCCTGTCAGCGCAGGAGACACGACCTCGATGCTTGAGCTGGGAGGATCTCACATGCCGTGGACCAATTAAGCCTTGTGCAACGCAACTGCtatgagcctgcactctagagcctgggtgCCAccgctactgaagcctgtgtgccctagagcctgtgctccgcaaccagAGAGCCACCGCAGGGAAAAGCCacacaccgcaaccagagaggagcccccgctcaccagagctggagaaaagcctgcacagcaacaaaggccctgcacagccaagaataaacatgtaaaactatttttttctaaaaaaagggaaaaaacatttctcttttaaaaaaaggcaaagccAATGCAGGATCAGGTCCTTCTCATCAGAGGTCCTGAAGAGAGGCAGCAAGCCCACTGGAAAGCCCACTAGCCTGCACTCTGGAAGTCATTAGCATCCTTCCACGGTACTGTTCTCCACACagcctgatgcgaagacctgccTTTCCAGAGGCAAGGGTTACGATCCTAAGCAAGAATTAAAGCATGAGCTACCCTCAATGGGAGCGTGAACAAAGTTAATCCAGAGGTGACGAATGTTCAACGGTGGTGACGGGCCGTGGGCTGGCTCCTCGCAGCCCACTGTCATTCGGAGACCTGGACCGGCTCACTCGGACAATAGCATCCACAGAAAGATCGTGGGCATCAGGGACCTCCCCTCGTAAACACGTGCGCATTAACCAAACCCCAGTCCCTTTCCAGAAAACACGAATGCAAGGGCTCCTACCAACAGTATATTCTCTGAATTCAACACTCAGTACTCTAACACTTGACAAATTTACAAGCGAACGCTCAGGCACTGACTTACGTTAAGACCTGTTTTCTCTAACGTGACTAAAAATGTCCTCAAGTAGGGAAGTGGCTCCAGATAGCACGTGTGTGTTCCGATGGCCATAAAGGCACAGTCTCTGCGTTTTCACACTTGTCCAGATCTCCTCAGGAGTAACTGTGACTGGCCCGAAGCCTCAAGCTGTTTGTAAGGTTTCTGTCACTTGTTTAGCGACACTATTTTAATGAGGATCCATCTTTCAAACCACATTAGCAAACCTTCATATAATGGTGATGTCGCCAGCTGATTTCTACAATGGTATTCTGAAACAAGCCCAATTTAAATCACTTCTGTCTCTCAATATTAAGTGTTAAAAAGTTTGTACACCTGTAAATAAATATTCACCTTTAACCACTATGAAAATGAACTGTCATTCACTTACATATACCTTAatgtaatacaaataaatatcagTAAAGAGTGACAGTAAAGAGATGATTAAAAGTTATTCCAAACTTTAAAGAAGTTTGGGTTTAAAGACAGCATTcaagacttttttctttaaaatatcaagaacatgaaattctttcttttgaaattccTTTCTCTGAAAGAAACCACTGAATGTCATATAAAATAAACGATGGGAAACATATTCTGTGAGCAGGATAAAGTCTGCATCAAGTGAAGCTAGAGAAAACAGAGATAAAGTCTTCTCCCAACTTTAGTCTAAGATAATCGGCAAAAGAACCATACTGTAATTAAGTACAAGAATACATAATTTCCAGTTTATATAAGAAAAACTTAGGGGAACTCCATATAAAAGCAGTAAGAGAGAAATGGTTTGGAATTCATTGCTTTTCACTCATTTAATTTATGAACTTTGGAATGtatgttaatatttaaataactgcCATAATTAGGTTTCCTGATTAAGCCGAGGATGAGCAACAAAGTGTGGATGGGAGCAGGAAAACTGACCTTCCACACGTCATCAGTTTCAAGCAACATACAATTTGGCAGACACAGTCATCCAGGTAGGACGATAGCATTCAATGAGAGATATCAATTTAAAAACATACCAGATTAAAAGAAGTAATTCCAATGTTTCATTATTTCTGAACCACTCCTTTTATAATTCaaacaatttatattttctaaacaaTCCTGAGCTTATGAATTTTTACACAACTATCTTTAGACATAGCACTTATTTCTAACTTTCTAGTACTTTTATTTCCTCAATAAGTGAAGTACTTAATAAAGTACCTATTTTGTTTCAGGCATTATAAAAAGCAGAGCTCTATTTAGGTACCAATGTAATTTAGAATTTTTGACATGTAAGTTCTGTGTAATATTTctatgactaaaccaccatcttGATGGTCTCACTTTTAAATCTGGAACTTCAATCTAATCGAAAAGAAAGACATTTAGGAGGTCTTGCTTACTGAAGAAATGTAGCAAGAAGATTTTTAAATCACCCTCAATTCAAAACATTTCATCAACTGCACAACAGGAAATCTTAAGCATAAAACTGCTTCCTTATAGAaaactagataaaaataaaaacagaaatgtactTGAAATGATGGATAAATGATCTGCCAGCAAACATTctgacaacaacaaaatttcaGAGACAGTTTTTCGAGAGATCCATAAAATTAATCACTCAATGGAAAACATAACACGCAGAAGCCACCTCATCTTTCTCGAGGCTCAGTCACCAAAACAGTGACTTCCTAACTGAACTCACGCCTTCAAAACGTTTCCATTTCCAAAGGTGAGTCGAAAACACTGCAGACGGGGGAAATCACCAAAATGCCATCACGTCAACGCTCAGCAGAGGATCCAGCTACAAATACCTCATTTATCTGTTccttttttagtttttacttttataCTGGCGTATAGTTGACGAATAGCGTTGTCAGTCTCAGGCGTGCAGCAGAGTCAGTCATCCGTATATGCACACCT
Coding sequences within:
- the CMC1 gene encoding COX assembly mitochondrial protein homolog isoform X1 yields the protein MALDPSEQHLRHVEKDVLIPKIMREKARERCSEQVQDFTKCCKDSGVLMVVKCRKENSALKDCLTSYYKDPAFYEECKMEYLKEREEFRRTGIPTKKRLQKLPTSM
- the CMC1 gene encoding COX assembly mitochondrial protein homolog isoform X2 encodes the protein MREKARERCSEQVQDFTKCCKDSGVLMVVKCRKENSALKDCLTSYYKDPAFYEECKMEYLKEREEFRRTGIPTKKRLQKLPTSM